CTCAGCTTGTTGAACTCTGCCATGGGTCAGTCTTTTTTCTTCTCGTTTTTCATTGTTCCTTGAGGGGCTGGCTCGGTTCTTAAACATATCAAAGCTAATCGCAGATAACAACAGTCTGATGCAAATTTGGTTGATTCATGTGACTAGAAGCCTTTGTCTAGGCTTGTTTATTTGCTTCTGAAAACTCATGTGAACTCAAAACTAGACGGCTGAAATACCAAACCGACGTTAGCTGTTGTGCTAGTGGGGATTTTGTGGGAATGTTCCAAGTTAAAAAAATGACACAGGGGGGATTTGTTTGTGTGTCTCTAAATAGCAAGTGTCGCTTGAAATGCAGATTAATGTACATGTGGAAGTCAATGCACGAGNCTTCTTTTTTTGTTCGGTTTACCAACGGCAACACTCCTAATTAACAAACTTTTGTGGATGCAAAAATTAGGCAAGGGAAGGAGTGAAGATTGAGCACGAGAAGAAGTTGTCTGCGCTGCAGAGTCAGGAGTACAAAGGAGGTGATGAATCCAAGCTAAACAAGACTAAAACTTCCATAACCAGATTGCAATCTCTCATCATTGTCACTTCAGAAGCTGTTTTAACCACGTCTAGTGCCATTCTTCGCCTCCGGGACACTGACCTTGTGCCTCAGCTTGTTGAACTCTGCCATGGGTCAGTCTTTTTTCTTCTCGTTTTTCATTGTTCCTTGAGGGGCTGGCTCGGTTCTTAAACATATCAAAGCTAATCGCAGATAACAACAGTCTGATGCAAATTTGGTTGATTCATGTGACTAGAAGCCTTTGTCTAGGCTTGTTTATTTGCTTCTGAAAACTCATGTGAACTCAAAACTAGACGGCTGAAATACCAAACCGACGTTAGCTGTTGTGCTAGTGGGGATTTTGTGGGAATGTTCCAAGTTAAAAAAATGACACAGGGGGGATTTGTTTGTGTGTCTCTAAATAGCAAGTGTCGCTTGAAATGCAGATTAATGTACATGTGGAAGTCAATGCACGAGTACCACGAAATCCAGAACAACATCGTGCAACAAGTCCGTGGCCTGATGAACCAAACAGAGAAAGGTGAGTCAACATCAGAGGTACACCGGCAGGTGACAAGGGACTTAGAAGTAGCCGTATCCTTGTGGCATACAAGCTTTTGTCGCATCATCAAATACCAGAGAGAGTTCATATGCTCTCTCCACGCCTGGTTCAAGCTGAGCCTGAGCAACGAAGAGCCAAAGAAACAGAGGCAGGAGTCGTTTGCCTTGTGTGAGGAATGGAAGCAGAGCCTGGAGCGGGTGCCTGATACGGTGGCGTCAGAAGCGATAAAGAGCTTTGTAAACGTGGTACATGTCATATCAATAAAGCAGGCGGAAGAGGTGAAGATGAAAAAGCGGACGGAGAGTGCAGGAAAGGAGCTGGAGAAGAAGGCATCATCACTTAGGAGCATAGAAAGGAAGTACTACCAGGCCTACTCGACGGTTGGGATAGGCCCCGGACCGGAGGCATTGGACGGACGGGATCCGCTGTCTGAGAAGAAATGTGAGCTGGCGGCGTGTCAGAGGCAGGTGGAAGATGAGGTGATGAGGCACGTGAAGGCAGTGGAGGTGACAAGAGCTATGACACTCAACAATCTTCAAACGGGACTCCCCAATGTCTTCCAAGCCTTGACCAGCTTTTCATCTCTATTCACTGAATGTCTCCACACTGTATGTTCTCGTTCCTATTCCATCAACAACTGAACTCAtgatgtaaattatttatttaccaaGTACCACTCTGCTTCTCTTTTGCATTATATTAACTCCCTTTTAAGAATCATCATCTTATTatcatatgataaaaaaaaggaaaaactcgaataatcaaaattaatcatctttctctctttccaaTTAACAGATATGGGCCACCAAAGGCATGGGCCGAGCCCAGAGAGGCCGAACGAATTTGACTTAATGGCAGTTGACGTTGACATCGTACGCCGCACCCAACGACCGcgaaagctctctctctctctcacatgaTCTCTTctaaccaacaacaacaacaacaacactttcTCTCTCATGGCGATGCTTTCTACTACTAGTGCTTCCGTTTCGGGGATTCAGATTGACTCGTCGGCGTCTGCGGAGGTAGTCTCCGACCCCACACCATCGTCCCCCGAAGGATCTCGCTCTGGCGGCTCACCTGATCGCCATGATCCTTCCACGTCTTCTCCGAGCCCCAgccgtggtggtggtggtgacaaTAATCAGGTATCAGATGAATTGAATTTCCTACGTTTAAGATCTCAAGCTGATCTGTGATTTCTTTACTTTGTATGTTGCAGTCTGAAGTCATGTCGAGGAGTGAAGAGTATCGCCAATTATTTCGGCTTCCAGCTGAGGAAGTAAGTCTTCCCTCTGCCTCTGTCGGTCGCTCATAAATTCTTCTTCTGAATTGTATGATTCatgagtgtgtgtgtgtctctGTAGGTCATTGTTCAAGATTTCAACTGTGCTTGTCAAGAGAGTATTCTTCTCCAGgtacttaacttaacttataTTTGATTATGAGACCAAGGTACCATCCTAGTTATTATTCCCTTGggcttctctttcttttctgcAGGGTCATATGTACCTCTTCATCCATTATATCTGCTTCTACTCCAACATCTTTGGTTATGAGACCAAGGTAccatacttatatatatatatcccttccCTTGCTCTCTCCACTGACTGCTTCTATTCAACATTGATGGCAATTCTTGTTGCAGAAAATTATTCCTTTTTCGGAAATTACTTGTGTTAAACGAGCAAAGACTGCTGGTATTTTTCCCAATGCCATTGAGATTTTAGCTGGAGGGAAGAAGGTACCACGACTTCTCTCTACCTGTTATCTCATTTTCTTTGTTGCCTCTGTCCTCATCTTAGAACCGCATTCTTTCCCAGTACTTCTTTGCATCCTTTCTTTCCCGtgatgaagctttcaagctTATCCATGATGGATGGTTGGAATATGGTTGTCCTGTCAAACCAGAAGGCGATCTTCAGGTGACTCAACAGCAGCTGCCAAACGCACTGCTCTTTACTGCTTAAGAcagcttcttttttctttccttataCTCATCTTCCTTGGCTTATATTCTCAGGATTCTTTATCTGAGTCCAAAAGCCAGGTAAATGATGGAGTTGTTAAAAGGGCACTCAGTTCCCTGGATTTGGAAAATGAACTAGATATCCCATTGAGGTAATTTGACCGCTTCCATATTGTGTACCTAATTGCTGTAACTTACTGCTTCACCGCTTACTATCTTTCCTTCACAGGGATGAAAATCTTCATCTTTCAGGCAGTTCCAGTCTTCCTGTCATTAGTCAGAATGGTGTTTCACCTTCTTCTATTCAGCGGTCTGCAGAACCAGTTGAAGATatggcttcttcttcagccAATACTTTCAACTGGAAGCCTGAAGATATAAACGCACCTAAATGTAGTTAAAGTCCcttcctcactttcttcttAGTTCTATTTTTATGGTCTTGGTAATGTGGCAGATTAGTCAACTGTTTGAGGGTGTGAATGCTAGTAAATCCAAACGGTAATCTTTTGGGTTCAGGTCAACCTGTTAAAAATGCAAACGTTTGGATTTCCTAGCTTTAGAATGAAGTGGTGGTTCCCTTAAAGTGGACAATCAATTTACGTCTTTCTAATTCTTGGTCTATGTCATTATGTGTctaatctttttgtttgatatttttgaaacttaaaCTGTCTCTGTTTGAATTCAAATGGTCGATGGGGAAATATCTCATAATGGTTTTACTGTATGATTAGATTTTGGTCTATTGGGGTGTAGTAACTTAGCTTTATTTTCTGGCCTGTTTATGATATTTCACTAGTACCCAATCTGTCCCATCAAGCTTGTACTCAGTTTGGAGACCCTATATCCTGCTGAACCGATCATTTCATTTATACATACATGATCTCTCATCTATTATTTTTGGTTCATGTGATCTATTTTCTTGTTCTCATTTGGATTCACCGCACAAGTTTTGTGTTTCTATGCAGTATCATCTGATTTTACAAAGGTAGCAGAGGCAAAGTTTTCGGTAATGtctctttctttgtcttatGGGATAGAGGAAATTGCGGAATCATTCCCTTTCAAATTTACGAGAATATAAGCATTAACTGAATGCAGAAGTTTCGTATGTACGTAATTAGATTTTACTTGTGCGTTTGCAGATTCCAGTAGAAGAGTTctttagattgtttttttcaGATGGTGCCGTcagttttgttgaatctttccaTAAAAATTGTGGAGACAAAGGTAGAGCTTTAAGTGATGGAACTGTTTCGTTGTTGTGGTTAGTTGTTTTTATATGTTCTCTCTGTCGGTGTTCTTTTATCCAGATGAGATTTTTGTACTTGCAGAGTTTAGGTGTACCTCTTGGCAGCCTCATGAAAAGCTTGGACACACCCGCAATGTCTCATTTCAACATCCgataaaaatgtattttggtaaaatttgtctttcctatatatatacagtattagGTTACGGTCAATATCAAATATGTGTATGCTTGACTGTCGGAGTTCGTTCGAAGGTGCAAAGTTTGGTGGTTGCCAGGAGTCGCAGAAATTTCGGATGTACAGAGATAGGTATAGAAATTGTGTTNNNNNNNNNNNNNNNNNNNNNNNNNNNNNNNNNNNNNNNNNNNNNNNNNNNNNNNNNNNNNNNNNNNNNNNNNNNNNNNNNNNNNNNNNNNNNNNNNNNNNNNNNNNNNNNNNNNNNNNNNNNNNNNNNNNNNNNNNNNNNNNNNNNNNNNNNNNNNNNNNNNNNNNNNNNNNNNNNNNNNNNNNNNNNNNNNNNNNNNNNNNNNNNNNNNNNNNNNNNNNNNNNNNNNNNNNNNNNNNNNNNNNNNNNNNNNNNNNNNNNNNNNNNNNNNNNNNNNNNNNNNNNNNNNNNNNNNNNNNNNNNNNNNNNNNNNNNNNNNNNNNNNNNNNNNNNNNNNNNNNNNNNNNNNNNNNNNNNNNNNNNNNNNNNNNNNNNNNNNNNNNNNNNNNNNNNNNNNNNNNNNNNNNNNNNNNNNNNNNNNNNNNNNNNNNNNNNNNNNNNNNNNNNNNNNNNNNNNNNNNNNNNNNNNNNNNNNNNNNNNNNNNNNNNNNNNNNNNNNNNNNNNNNNNNNNNNNNNNNNNNNNNNNNNNNNNNNNNNNNNNNNNNNNNNNNNNNNNNNNNNNNNNNNNNNTGTTTCGTTGTTGTGGTTAGTTGTTTTTATATGTTCTCTCTGTCGGTGTTCTTTTATCCAGATGAGATTTTTGTACTTGCAGAGTTTAGGTGTACCTCTTGGCAGCCTCATGAAAAGCTTGGACACACCCGCAATGTCTCATTTCAACATCCgataaaaatgtattttggtaaaatttgtctttcctatatatatacagtattagGTTACGGTCAATATCAAATATGTGTATGCTTGACTGTCGGAGTTCGTTCGAAGGTGCAAAGTTTGGTGGTTGCCAGGAGTCGCAGAAATTTCGGATGTACAGAGATAGGTAtagaaattgtgttttttttttctagatcctCAAAGCAAAGTAAGTTTGCACTCATAGATGCGTATCCTATGTCGTCtgatattacattttatttttgccaGCCATCTGGTTATTGAAACATCACAGGAGATCAGCGATGTGCCTTACGCAGATTATTTTACTGTAGAGGTAGGAGAATATTTACACCGAAAGCTATCAGTAGTTTGCTAGGTGATGTGTGTTATAGGTGAAATTAGTTAACTTTGGCTGATTCTAGGGGGTTTGGGATGTGAAAAGAGATTGCAGAGACTCGATAGATGGCTGTATACTGGATGTTTATCTCAATGTGGCCTTCTCTAAAAGAACAGTGTGGAAAGGTTTGTTAAGCTTAATTTACTCTTCCATTgtccttcatttttttctccttcctaTCGAGTATGAAGCTTCTAGTTCATCAGTGCTTGCTTATAGATATGGAAATCTCTTAGCTTTTGAAATTGAGTTTCTTATATGGTTCTGAAATCTGGCTTGACATCTATGACTTTTTACAGGGAAAATAGTGCAGTCTACTTTGGAAGAGTGTAGAGAAGCTTATGCACATTGGATAAGAATGGTACTTTGTCAGCGGTCATTGAATCAACATCTTCTGTTTCAGTTTCTGTAGTAATTTaaacaagtttatttttcttttctttttattatttttggaggCACATGAACTGTTGAAGCAGAAGAAGCTGGAAAACCAAAAAGGTTAGTGTTGGAGACTGATGATTAACAGAAGCTTTTTCCTTGAAAAAAAACTTGCTGACACCTCGTTTTACAGGGAACAAGTTGATTGAGGATGGTGTACCGCTAGCAGCAAAGGAAGAAACAGTATCTGAATGTGAAGAGGAGAGGAAGGTGGAAATGGTGGGAGGAGGGGTAGTGAAAAAAAGCTTAAGTGAAGTGTGGGTGAATCTGACATCGTTTGTGACGAGACAAAGCGGGACAAGGCAGGTTATAGTAATAGCGTTTGCAGTGATCTTACTGATGCAGGTATGTGTGTTTTGGATAAATTAGTGGTgaataagagaaagagagagaagctaaTTGGTGGAAGTGTGGACAGGTGACGATAGTGGTGCTGCTGAAGAAAGGAGGAGGGGGGCAAGTAGAGTACCTTGAGAGGTACGACGAGTACAGTGGACATGGGGCGAGTTTGGGGTGGCTGGAGAAGAGAATGCATTTCCTAAGggaagagatgatgatggttgAGGATCGCTTGCAGAGGATGCGACAAGACCACGCCGCCTTGAAGGCCCAGTTCCATCATTTGGAAGGCCTCATCCGCCGCAACCAACACTAGATTTGTTTCACCCTATTCTATGTTTGTGCAATGCAGATTGAtatgcatgtatgtatgtatgtatgtatgtaattTGGGATGTTACTTCCCAAAGTTTTTATAGCTACGCAAATGAATTGATCAGAGACTCTGTTTAACGAACTGAATTTAATCAATTGTATTCGGGTGTGCAACTGTGCATACATATTATTGTATTCGGATAACATTAGAGCATATGAACTCTGCATCACAGAGGCATGCAAAAGAagccttttcttttctcattcatGGCTTTGTAACCTAGCAACACCGGAGACTACCTTCACACTAAGTGTTTTATAACATCCAAGTGTTTTATAAGCGGTCTATGTATTCATAAACCATGGAGATTACATTTAAACTAAACCTCTACCAAAGATCGAACTCACACTGGTAACTCACTGCACTTCGGTCCCTATTGGGTTCTctcgaccaaacaaaaaaaacgaatttgaTTATGTTAAATTTCGTATGACAATACCTTTGTTTTCATTGATGAATGCATTTGTTATTAGGAAATGAGAGTCCATAGAACCCAAAAAGGTAGCAATGAAAAACCAATAATGGTGAAAAGAGTTGGCACGaggtaaagaaaataagaaacggGAAAAACAGAATAATAACCAACCCAAGGATCTTAATTACAGACCGACACATTTAAGGGTATCTTGTGAAAGGACCAAGTACAAGTGAGCCCAGTCAAAGGGAAGGAACACTTTTCTAGAAGGATGGTATCAATTCAATCAAGTTGAGCAGCAGCCGTTCTTCTGGGCCACAGGCTGTCCTCTGATCTGCACTGTCGGCGGTCTTGCGTTGTTCCCAGCTGGTTGGCTTGCCATTCTGCATCCAAACCACGAATCAATTTCAATCATACGACACATTCACATTGTAAATTGGTTAGCTACAGACAAACTACACGAGAAGCTTCTTGAAATTTTCAATATGAACCGCTGCAAGGTCAACATCGGTCTGCTCAAAAAGTTTCAATTCATTTCCCTTTCCGAATGCATCTTTTAGCAACAGAGTCACTTTTTACTCAACAAGCAGGCAGTGATCTAAAAGGAGTGATGGCTTTGCAAAAGTTCCATCAGGTCTAATGGATCTTCTGAGCAATAGATAAATGATGTAGGGTAAATACCTCTCTTTGATGGATGAAGACATTGCCATGAAAGCCAGTTCCACATTTGTAGCATCTTTTGCACTAGTCTCCATGAAAGGAACTCCAATTTCATCGGCAAATGCCtacaaatgtttaaaatatcACCAGGAAACCAATTATAGCCTTACAGTTGGATGAATATTCAAAACCTTGAAAAGGAGAGAGTTGGTAAAAAGAGAAATGAGTATACCTTGGCTGTTTCATATGGAACGGCTCTGTTTTCAGCAAGATCACACTTGTTGCCAACCAGGAGTTTGTTCACATTGTCACTAGCATAACGATCAATTTCACTCAACCACTGCTTCACATTATTGAAGCTTTCTAGATCTGTGACGTCGTAGACAATCTAGCAGGTGGAACCTAAGTTGTTAGTACATATACAAAAAGAGTCAAAACGTAAGAAACCAACAGAAGTAAGCAGCTTACAATGATTCCATGTGCTCCACGGTAGTAACTGCTAGTAATGGTCCTGAACCGCTCTTGACCAGCAGTGTCCCACTGAAAGATTAGTGAAGGGGGGAAAATACATGGTGGTCATGAGTTAATGAGAAGCAAGAAGAGCAACCTTGGACGGTGAGAGATGAGGAGATATGTAGCAgagttataaaattaaactagtcttgtttagcaaaaaaagaaacacaagagTAGAAAGAGGGAAAAATAGAGATACATacgatttggagcttaatcgtCTTCCCATCTTGCTCCACGGTCCGAATTTTCTGAAGAAGAGATGATAGAAGGTGAGATCAAAGCCTCCAAATAgtgaaggaagaaaaaaaaagaagaagggaaaCAACTTACAAAATCGACACCAATAGTGCTAATGTAGCTTTCTACGTAAGAATCATCCTGCAGcagaagaacaaacaaacaaacatgagtGATTCAAATCCTGATAAAGAAGCAAATGTAGAAGAAGCTACAGTGTTTGATCTCTGAGGAAagaaaatttacagaaaatctCAAGAGTAGACAAGACTTGCCAACGCCAGAATCCCCGATAAGGAGGAGCTTGAAAAGATAGTCGCTgcacaaagagaaagagacccACTTAATTACCAGTCCACTAAAACAAAGAGATCAGACAGTGAGACTAATTTAATTATCAATCTCCAAACCCTAGATTTCTATATCGCaagagaatcatcatcatcatcatcatcatcatatatatatatatatgaaagcgCTGGGATTAAATTGAAGTATACGCGCCGATGGAGAAAGGAACTTACTACTCGGGATTCATGGTTTCGATCGGTGGGGAGGTTGAACTGACCGGCGATACAAATTCACAGATCTCTccttcgctctctctctctctctctctcgttcggACCCGAGAAGAAGACAGGAGTATTGGGCCTTCAAATAATAGTGAGCGGAGGCCCAATAAcgccaaagaaaaacaaaaacttctttAACAAGTTTAGGGTTGCAAATTGGGCCTGCCTCACTAAGGTGAGACCCCCTCTGAGAACTAATCAAGGACTAAGGATGAGGTTAAAATTAAGAAGGTTAGTCTTGGACTCGGGTCACATCTTCCGGTAGAAGCTTGAACGCAATGCAATATAGAAAGAATTCCAAATTAAAGGTAGTCGATAAATGGCTCACAATCCCACCCACCTTGAACGCAATTGTCTTCAATACGATTCACAGGGTGGGATTGTCTTTCCGATCCTCACtcttaacaacaaataaaccaTCCTAGTCAATATGCATGGCTTCATCCTACTAGTAATTTCAGGAATGTTTCCCCGACCATCTTCCGTGGTTTAACtgtcaaaccaaattaaaaaaaaacgaaaacatcTACTACAACGACAACTACAGTACTAGCTAGTTGAACTCAATTCTGTAAGTAAAAGATAACTTCACATGGTTCAACTAGATGGTTCAACTGTAAAAAGATAACTTCACATGAGATGTTGACACAAAAAGTCCAAACGTAGAACAACATACATACCCACTTCCACCCAAAATGGACCACACAAGCTGAACCCATATGTCTCGATTATTAACTTTCTTAACTTTCTTGCCTTCCTTTTGGCGTTTTCTTCCTCACCAATCATTTAACAACAACCACTTTGTACCTCATTTCATATCTTCCACCCGTACTTCTGCTTTTTGGCCTAAAACTCTTCTTAGTGTATACGGATTCGGAAACATCACACAAATGTTACACCTATTTCATGGTACTTCAGGTAGGTTTGTAGGCTTGTAGCATTGTACAGGCACCAGACCATTTTATATCAAACTAGACAACAGAAAACAATCTTCCAATATCTAATAACCtttgattatttttaagaaaatagaaaactctCTATGAATTGCACAATTACGAAAGTCATTCGGAGTAAGAaagttatatgtttatttagttttgtaGGGCTCAATGGACCAGCTTGAGCAGTCAAAATGGAACTACACATAGCTAGACAATCAGACAACATGAGCTGTAACATAAGCACGATTAAGTGCGGAC
The genomic region above belongs to Camelina sativa cultivar DH55 unplaced genomic scaffold, Cs unpScaffold00633, whole genome shotgun sequence and contains:
- the LOC104773733 gene encoding ras-related protein RABD2a encodes the protein MNPEYDYLFKLLLIGDSGVGKSCLLLRFSDDSYVESYISTIGVDFKIRTVEQDGKTIKLQIWDTAGQERFRTITSSYYRGAHGIIIVYDVTDLESFNNVKQWLSEIDRYASDNVNKLLVGNKCDLAENRAVPYETAKAFADEIGVPFMETSAKDATNVELAFMAMSSSIKERMASQPAGNNARPPTVQIRGQPVAQKNGCCST
- the LOC104773732 gene encoding protein VASCULAR ASSOCIATED DEATH 1, chloroplastic isoform X2; the protein is MAMLSTTSASVSGIQIDSSASAEVVSDPTPSSPEGSRSGGSPDRHDPSTSSPSPSRGGGGDNNQSEVMSRSEEYRQLFRLPAEEVIVQDFNCACQESILLQGHMYLFIHYICFYSNIFGYETKKIIPFSEITCVKRAKTAGIFPNAIEILAGGKKYFFASFLSRDEAFKLIHDGWLEYGCPVKPEGDLQDSLSESKSQVNDGVVKRALSSLDLENELDIPLRDENLHLSGSSSLPVISQNGVSPSSIQRSAEPVEDMASSSANTFNWKPEDINAPKLSSDFTKVAEAKFSIPVEEFFRLFFSDGAVSFVESFHKNCGDKEFRCTSWQPHEKLGHTRNVSFQHPIKMYFGAKFGGCQESQKFRMYRDSHLVIETSQEISDVPYADYFTVEGVWDVKRDCRDSIDGCILDVYLNVAFSKRTVWKGKIVQSTLEECREAYAHWIRMAHELLKQKKLENQKGNKLIEDGVPLAAKEETVSECEEERKVEMVGGGVVKKSLSEVWVNLTSFVTRQSGTRQVIVIAFAVILLMQVTIVVLLKKGGGGQVEYLERYDEYSGHGASLGWLEKRMHFLREEMMMVEDRLQRMRQDHAALKAQFHHLEGLIRRNQH
- the LOC104773746 gene encoding uncharacterized protein LOC104773746, which gives rise to AREGVKIEHEKKLSALQSQEYKGGDESKLNKTKTSITRLQSLIIVTSEAVLTTSSAILRLRDTDLVPQLVELCHGLMYMWKSMHEYHEIQNNIVQQVRGLMNQTEKGESTSEVHRQVTRDLEVAVSLWHTSFCRIIKYQREFICSLHAWFKLSLSNEEPKKQRQESFALCEEWKQSLERVPDTVASEAIKSFVNVVHVISIKQAEEVKMKKRTESAGKELEKKASSLRSIERKYYQAYSTVGIGPGPEALDGRDPLSEKKCELAACQRQVEDEVMRHVKAVEVTRAMTLNNLQTGLPNVFQALTSFSSLFTECLHTIWATKGMGRAQRGRTNLT